The following proteins are co-located in the Acidiferrobacteraceae bacterium genome:
- a CDS encoding ATP/GTP-binding protein, with amino-acid sequence MEHKIIFAGPVGAGKTTAIGSISDIPVAATEARATDETVQRKANTTVAMDYGLLNLAGDSKIHLYGTPGQERFSFMWDILTIGGIGLVLLIDNAREDPLADLEFYLDAFGGFIRKNDVVIGVTRMDEKPRPGLYSYHTKLAERDINVPVFEVDARERKDVKVLLAALLASLDPGVHR; translated from the coding sequence ATGGAACACAAGATCATCTTCGCGGGACCGGTCGGCGCCGGAAAAACCACCGCCATCGGATCCATCAGCGATATTCCTGTGGCTGCAACCGAAGCCCGGGCCACCGATGAAACGGTACAGCGCAAGGCCAACACCACCGTGGCCATGGATTATGGCCTGCTGAATCTGGCCGGGGACTCCAAGATTCATCTGTACGGTACCCCCGGGCAGGAACGATTCAGTTTCATGTGGGACATCCTCACCATCGGCGGTATCGGGCTGGTGCTGTTGATCGACAATGCGCGCGAGGATCCGCTCGCCGATCTCGAGTTCTACCTCGATGCCTTCGGCGGCTTCATTCGCAAGAACGATGTCGTGATCGGCGTTACGCGCATGGATGAGAAGCCCCGGCCCGGACTCTACAGCTACCACACCAAGCTCGCGGAACGGGATATCAACGTACCGGTATTCGAAGTCGATGCCCGGGAGAGGAAAGACGTCAAGGTCCTCCTCGCGGCCCTGCTCGCATCCCTGGATCCCGGTGTTCATCGGTAA